The Phormidium sp. PBR-2020 DNA segment GCGCACGGAAACCCTCGGCTTAGTCTTGCTCGAAGCCATGGCCGCTGGCTGTCCGGTGGTGGCGGCGGGAACCGGTGGTATTCTCGATATTGTCACCGATGGCAAAAATGGCTATTTGTTCGATCCTGCCGATGACCAAGGAGCTGTAGTGGCGACTCAACGCCTGTTAGCCAATCAAGACGAACGGGAAACCCTGCGCCTGAATGCCCGCCAGGAAGCAGAACGCTGGGGCTGGAATGCCGCCACGCAACAGTTACAGCAGTTCTATACTCAAGTGGTGGCGGGACGGCCACTGGTGTCTGTTGCCTAGCACATTCTGAATGAATTGTCAAGTCCCAAACGTTTGTCGAGTTTGCCGATCGCCCCGAGTTGTGTTTTTTCAGACTGTGGGCGATCGCCACTATTGGCGCTGTGAGCATTGTCAGGCCACCTTTTTGGCAGCAGAACAGTTACCCGAAGCGGACTTTGAGCGAAAACGTTACGAGCTGCATGAGAACGACCCCAACGATGAAGGCTATCGTGAGTTTCTCAATCGCTTGGCGGAACCGCTGCTGTCGCGGCTGCCCCCCCATCAACAAGGACTAGACTATGGCTGCGGTCCGGGACCCGCTTTAGCCCAAATGCTAGAAGAAGCGGGACATTCCATGGCCCTCTATGACCCCTTCTTTTTCGGCGATCGCACCCCCCTACAACAGACCTACAACCTCATCACCTGTAGCGAAGTCGTCGAGCATTTCCACCATCCCGCCTTAGAATTTGACCAACTCACCCGCCTCCTCAAGCCGGGGGGCTGGCTGGCTATCATGACCAGTTTTCAGACCGATGACCGGGCCTTCGCCAACTGGCATTACCGCCGCCATCCCACCCATGTCACCTTCTATCGCCAAGATACGTTTG contains these protein-coding regions:
- a CDS encoding methyltransferase domain-containing protein, with the protein product MFFQTVGDRHYWRCEHCQATFLAAEQLPEADFERKRYELHENDPNDEGYREFLNRLAEPLLSRLPPHQQGLDYGCGPGPALAQMLEEAGHSMALYDPFFFGDRTPLQQTYNLITCSEVVEHFHHPALEFDQLTRLLKPGGWLAIMTSFQTDDRAFANWHYRRHPTHVTFYRQDTFDVIAQQWGYHCEIPRRNVVLLRKL